In the Ignavibacteria bacterium genome, TCCGTTCTCCCTTCGATGATCGAACGCCACAAGGGCATGATCATCACCATCAATTCCGTTGCGGCCGTAAGTGCGTTCTCCGGATGTACGGGCTATGGCGCTTCCAAGGCCGGAGCACTCGCACTCACCCGATCTCTTCGTAATGAAGTGCGGGGCAAGAACATCAAGGTCTCAGATGTCCTTGTTGGAGCTACTGATACGGACATTTGGGGTGAAGAAGAGCGTGCCTCACTCGGTGAGCGAATGATGCAGGCCGATGATATTGCCGATGCCGTTCAGATGATCATAGGATCGTTCAATAATCCTAGAGTACAATTCGAAGAAATTCTCATTCGACCTCAACGCGGAGATCTGTGATGACCAAGGAGTTCATAGTGCTGTGCCTAGCGCTTCTTTCATTCACTGCAACAGCGCAGCCGAATCAGGTCTATAGTCATGGCGACCCAACGCCGGAAGAACAATTGATGCTCGAGATGATCAATCGGGCACGGGCGAACCCAACAGAAGAAGGTGTGCGGTTGATGGATACGGACGATGCTCGAGTACAGCAGTCCTATTCCTTCTTCAACATCAACAAGAGTGCAACCAAACAAGCATTCGCCGGGTACGCACAACGTCCGCCTCTTGCGTTTCATCCGAGCCTTATGACAGCTGCGGCCGATCATTCCAAGGACATGGACGATCACAACTTCCAAGGACACAACAGTAGTAACGGTGATGACCTTGGTGACCGCTATGCCAAGGTGGGCTATGCCTCAATGGGTACGTACGGAGAAAACGTTGCCGCATACAGCGAATCCGTCTGGCATGGTCACTGCGGATTGAATGTGGACTGGGGAACGCAAAATCAGATCGATCTCGGACACCGAACGAACATCATGAACATCTCGAACTATCTCTTTACGGAGATCGGTATCGGGATCATCATCAACAACCAAGGACTGCAGACCAATCATGTTGGTCCTTATGTGATCACCCAAGATTTTGGACTCCGCAGCGTGCGGTACATCACCGGCGTGGTCTACAATGACAAGAACGCCAATGGGTTTTACGACATCGGTGAAGGTCTCAGCGGCGTCTCAGTGAAGCCCAATCGCGGAACGTATTATGCCGTTACAAGCACCTCGGGCGGTTATGCCATACCGTTCACCGGAAGTGGTTCCGTTGTTGTTACGGCATCTGAAGGGGGCTTGGCAGCACCTGTCGTAAAGACAGTCGATTTCTCTGGAGAGAACATCAAGGTCGACTTCATTCCTGCATCCCAGGGTCCCGGCAATGTGACGCTGCGTCTGCCCGCCAATAATGCAACAGGCAGACCGCTTGAAGTGACGCTCGAATGGAATACTGCACCAATGGCTGATTCATATGAGTACCAGGTTGCAACCACACAGAACTTCTCGGCGAATACCATCGTAGCCAAAGGCAAACCAAGTACGACCTCTGCCCTCGTGACAGTCCCACAGTGCAACACAAAGTACTATTGGCGTGTGCGTGGTGTGAATAGCGTTGGTAACGGTCAATGGTCAGCCCCCTATAGCTTCACAACCGGTGGCAAGCTCCCTACCTCCACAACAGCGTCCTCACCAAAGGGTGCTCAGTCAGGCGACAACACCGGAACGATCGCGTTTGCATGGACGAGTGCCGCAGATGCAACCACGTACCACCTCCGGATCAAGAATTCAACGTCGCCTTTCGCAGTGATCTATGAAGACACGTCCATCGTTGGAACAACGAAGAACATTCCCGTTGCCTCCATCGGAGCCGGAAGCTTCACATGGGAAGTTCGCGCGAAGAATTCTTGTGGCAATGGTGGCTGGTCCACGCCTGCCGGCTTCTCATTGACCGTTACGAGTGTGGCAGAGTCCATGGAGAATGGCTGGGGAGTGAAGATCACACCTCATCCCGTTACGAGCTCAAGTACCGTGGTCATGACAGCGCCGATCCCAAGCGTCGTAACCTTGACCCTATCCGATCTAAGTGGGTCATCGCATGTTCTGGGGAGTTATAACGTTGAATCCGGTCAGACGACTCTACCGGTTGACGTGCGTAGTCAGTATGCCAGCGGAATGTATCTATTGACGATCAGTTCAAACGGAACGATCGTTTCACGAGTAACCTTGGTGATCCCATGATCAAACCACTTGTTGGGCTTGCACTATTTGCTGTTGTAGTGACGGCATGTGCGTCAACGACCGATCCGGTAGCACCCGAACCAACGTTTTCTCTTACGACGTTCGATCTGAAGGCCGGTGACAAGCTAGAGTTTGAGTCCACGTCATCCGTACTCCCGGATAGTGCAACACTATCAAGTGTGACGGTCATCGGTGTGACTGGGGCATCCGGTGCGCAGGTACTCTTGCGTGAGGACATTTCGTATCGAATGCGAAGTGGTTTCCTGGAAACATATCACGGAACGGAGGCTGCTCAGGTCATTGCCAAGTTCCCAACAAAGGCGGGAGACACGGTCATCCATTCACTGGATACGCTGATGGATCCTGCGGGAAAGGTCCTGCAGATCTATGACGAAGTTGTTATCGCTATGAACGCCGACACGACGATCTCGACTCCAGTCGGAACTTTCCGCTGTGCCGCATTTCGTTCTCTGTCTATGCCAACATTAACTGACGGCGTTGGGATCGTAGTAACTCAGACTCTATCGTATGTCAGTCCGACCCTTGGTATCATCACCAATGAGTCACATCAGTGGGCCGGAACTTCTACCGATGGCCCGCCATTTGGTTCGAGCAC is a window encoding:
- a CDS encoding T9SS type A sorting domain-containing protein, with product MTKEFIVLCLALLSFTATAQPNQVYSHGDPTPEEQLMLEMINRARANPTEEGVRLMDTDDARVQQSYSFFNINKSATKQAFAGYAQRPPLAFHPSLMTAAADHSKDMDDHNFQGHNSSNGDDLGDRYAKVGYASMGTYGENVAAYSESVWHGHCGLNVDWGTQNQIDLGHRTNIMNISNYLFTEIGIGIIINNQGLQTNHVGPYVITQDFGLRSVRYITGVVYNDKNANGFYDIGEGLSGVSVKPNRGTYYAVTSTSGGYAIPFTGSGSVVVTASEGGLAAPVVKTVDFSGENIKVDFIPASQGPGNVTLRLPANNATGRPLEVTLEWNTAPMADSYEYQVATTQNFSANTIVAKGKPSTTSALVTVPQCNTKYYWRVRGVNSVGNGQWSAPYSFTTGGKLPTSTTASSPKGAQSGDNTGTIAFAWTSAADATTYHLRIKNSTSPFAVIYEDTSIVGTTKNIPVASIGAGSFTWEVRAKNSCGNGGWSTPAGFSLTVTSVAESMENGWGVKITPHPVTSSSTVVMTAPIPSVVTLTLSDLSGSSHVLGSYNVESGQTTLPVDVRSQYASGMYLLTISSNGTIVSRVTLVIP
- a CDS encoding SDR family oxidoreductase: MSASLHIWITGAGRGIGAAIAQHLGAKHRITLSGRNEASLRQIENMLPGGHSAVVPCDVADEHSVAIAHAAATQLFGPVDVLINNAGVAVFTDLVDMTVDAFDDQIAVNLRGVFLGIKSVLPSMIERHKGMIITINSVAAVSAFSGCTGYGASKAGALALTRSLRNEVRGKNIKVSDVLVGATDTDIWGEEERASLGERMMQADDIADAVQMIIGSFNNPRVQFEEILIRPQRGDL